A genomic window from Streptomyces sp. HUAS YS2 includes:
- a CDS encoding sulfite exporter TauE/SafE family protein: MALSIWEALAVFAAGIGAGTINTIVGSGTLITFPVLLATGLPPITANVSNTLGLVPGSISGAIGYRAELEGQKARVLRLGAVALLGGLLGAILLLALPSDAFDTIVPVLIGLALVLVVLQPRIAAAVKRRREVSGTEAPRHGGVLLLVGLFLASIYGGYFGAAQGVLYLSLMGLLLNESIQRINAVKNVLAAVVNGVAAVFFVFVADFDWTAVLLIAVGSTIGGQIGAKVGRRLSPTVLRGVIIAVGIVAILQLTLN, encoded by the coding sequence ATGGCGTTGTCCATCTGGGAAGCACTGGCAGTCTTCGCCGCCGGCATCGGAGCCGGCACCATCAACACCATCGTCGGATCGGGAACCCTGATCACGTTCCCCGTGCTGCTCGCGACCGGCCTCCCGCCCATCACCGCGAACGTCTCCAACACCCTCGGCCTGGTCCCCGGCTCCATCAGCGGAGCCATCGGCTACCGCGCCGAACTCGAAGGCCAGAAGGCCCGCGTCCTCCGCCTCGGCGCCGTGGCCCTCCTCGGCGGACTCCTCGGCGCGATCCTGCTGCTCGCCCTGCCCTCCGACGCCTTCGACACGATCGTCCCGGTCCTGATCGGCCTCGCGCTCGTCCTCGTCGTCCTCCAGCCCCGCATCGCCGCCGCGGTGAAACGCCGCCGCGAGGTCAGTGGCACCGAGGCCCCCCGCCACGGCGGCGTGCTCCTCCTCGTCGGACTCTTCCTCGCCAGCATCTACGGCGGCTACTTCGGCGCCGCGCAGGGCGTCCTGTACCTCTCGCTCATGGGACTGCTGCTGAACGAGAGCATCCAGCGCATCAACGCCGTCAAGAACGTCCTGGCCGCCGTCGTCAACGGCGTCGCCGCCGTCTTCTTCGTCTTCGTCGCCGATTTCGACTGGACGGCCGTGCTGCTGATCGCCGTCGGCTCCACCATCGGCGGCCAGATCGGCGCCAAGGTCGGCCGCCGGCTCTCGCCCACCGTCCTGCGCGGCGTCATCATCGCGGTCGGCATCGTCGCGATCCTCCAACTCACCCTGAACTAG
- a CDS encoding HNH endonuclease, which yields MRDTLVLNASFEPLSTVTLNRAVVLVLTDKAVVEQAHPGLRMRAAAVDIPVPRVIRLCRYVRVPFRRQAPWSRRGVLVRDQHRCAYCGRRATTVDHVVPRAQGGGDSWLNTVASCAEDNHRKADRTPEQAGMPLLHQPFVPTPADAMLLAMRAGERAELPEWLGESAA from the coding sequence ATGCGGGACACGCTGGTACTGAACGCGAGCTTCGAGCCGCTTTCGACGGTCACACTCAACCGTGCGGTGGTGCTTGTCCTGACGGACAAGGCCGTCGTGGAGCAGGCCCATCCCGGTCTTCGCATGCGTGCCGCCGCCGTCGACATTCCGGTGCCCCGGGTGATCAGGCTCTGCCGCTACGTACGGGTGCCGTTCCGAAGACAGGCTCCGTGGTCACGGAGAGGGGTGCTGGTCCGGGACCAGCACCGCTGTGCGTACTGCGGGCGGCGGGCGACGACGGTGGACCATGTCGTGCCGCGGGCGCAGGGTGGTGGGGACAGCTGGCTGAACACGGTGGCATCCTGTGCCGAGGACAACCACCGCAAGGCGGACCGGACTCCGGAGCAGGCGGGGATGCCGCTGCTGCACCAGCCGTTCGTGCCGACGCCGGCGGACGCGATGCTGCTCGCGATGCGGGCCGGCGAGCGGGCCGAGCTGCCGGAGTGGCTGGGCGAGTCGGCGGCCTGA